In the Salvia miltiorrhiza cultivar Shanhuang (shh) chromosome 8, IMPLAD_Smil_shh, whole genome shotgun sequence genome, AAAGCATTTCGGTTCAGGTCATtccaccttttaattttttttttgggtcttCAGTCCCGACGGATCGGTCCGGATCCAACttgatgctcacccctacttaTAGGTCcacttaaattgttttattattaattctatCTTTAGGAAATAAACcattatatatacatgtattgtTTTACTATTAATTctctttttgaaaaataaaccattatatatatatatatatatgcccaCGTAcacgaaattaaatattttcactTAATATTTGCGTTTAATCTTTTTgtcattatataatatattagattaattaattattatattgttAATGTTAACTTATATTGTATTTTTCGTTAAACTTTATTCCGTGCATCACACGGGGTATAATACTAGTTTATTCAAATTTATGGTTATTAAATACTCCTTCTTTTGGAGGgaatgacacaaattttaataattgcagttgagtgtattgtgagtggagaaattgATCAATCTTAATTAAGAGTACGTATGGATAAAGTGGAtaagtgatatatatatatatatatatatatatatatacgacaGAATCGGTgaataaattgatatattaagaataatatatgtattaatttattGCATAGCATGTCTacaaattgaataaaattattttttgtggaggtcctaattaaaatgaaaaattatacgtGCGAGTATTAGCTAGTATGTGAATTAATAAATTCGTTTATGTTAAACAGCTTATGATTTTGAAGAAGCTAGCGTCTAAACTTACATTTTGTAGATCAGGAAGTAGTATTTAATCTCCACCATAttatatttgataataataaaattgaatttaataaaAAAGATTTTAGTCTTACCGTTGTTGTTCGAAAGAGGAGCGAAAGGATTTATAACGGAAGTATTTGTGCTGAATCCAAGACCTGAGCATCCATCTCCAAATGCACCTAATAATATCATAGTTTATCATCACATAACCAGAATTTATGTACAACACACTTTTaatttgtgtgtgtttgagaGATGAATATTAATATACTTACATTCTCTGTAGCATGGGAATGTAGTGGAATTCAGCAAATTGCGAAACCCATCTTCGCACAAACAGGTACGCGTGAACGGAGATGTAATGTTGCATCTTCCACCACCACAGTTGGCCGTGTAGCAAGCTAAAATCAACGCATACACaataacaattaattaaacCAGATAATTAAATTATGGATTAGaacaaataatatttaaatgcTGAAAATAATTATTACGGTCTGTGTTTGAAATGTTAGTTCGGCCCTGATAATCATAGTCGCCGGGACGAGGTGGATCATTGTCTGAGCACGTATAGTTAAGTGTAcctaaatattttcaaataaaaacagAATTACGTATTAGAAATGAAAAGATGCAGGAATAAAGAAatcgagagcgagagagagCAGACAATTAGGGAAGACACAAGGCAGGAAGCTGAGAAAAGCATCTTCTTGAAGGCGAGCCTGTCGCCAACCAGTCTCACATTCACATACAAAACCAAGAGTGTTACTGGTTACATGCACACAGCTTCCCCTCCCACACACACCAACTGTTTCGCACGGATCTGCatcaaaataacattaattatttcagaaacaacaaagaaattaaagattaatattattgatCGAGTCGAGTGTGTGACCAAAAATGGGATTGTAGGGGGGAGTGTCGTCATCTGCAGTCGCAAACTGGATAACAACGATAAATGCAATAACAAAAGCAGCGTATCCAAGTTTAGCCATCCTTGCACCAAAATAATCGATCACAACTTCTGAGGTTTTTAGCTGTTTCAGAATTTGACAAAAAATTAAGTACAAGGGTTTTCTTTATGATTGGAAAATTTTAGGTTCTAGTCATATAGAGTTTTTGCTTAGCTGGGGCCGGGCCCCTCATGTTGAATGGGTTTAGAATCCATATTCTCTGTCACATCAAATCGTCAATCTAcccaattcaattaattcattgACTATCATATCATTATTAGTAGAGTTTGTGATTAGCATTCAAATCATTATTATCATCAATTGAAATTGAATAGCGACTATCATATCATAGCTCAAGGGTCATAGCAACAGTGAACTTCATTTCTTAGGATTTTAGGGGAAGCTACTTAATTACTATGACTTTATCGATTTATTTACAATGATGTATGTGTTgaaattataaaagtaaaaagaaaaagaaaaaagatgacACGATGGAGCAATTAATAAATTGTTGTACAAACTTGTTGCGTAGTGTattgaaaaaatattactataaattTCAGCTGTTAAAAGATGCTTTAGTCATTACCTAGAAGATCGAAATTTCTACGTTGTTGAGTTATTGCTAGTTTGTAGGGGACGATATTTACAGCACCGCTACATGATTTTTACATATATAGCTTTAGGAAAAATAATTGATTACGCTATATACGAGTGTATGACTACTAGCCATGTACATTTTAATTAATCTTTaattaattctatttttataaatggatttGGATATACGAGCAGTCGTACTTTCTACATATTCGTCTGCTAAATTTCCGTATCAGCTATTGAGATAATGCTCGTATCTAATTattgcagaaaaaaaaaaaaaagttagcaGTAGTTCATTGCCTAAACTTTGGagttatttataaaaatgatccgaattttaaaaatacaaaaaatataatataaactTTAAAATCACTTATATAAATGACttgaacttaaaaaaatacgaaAAAATGACCTAAATtttaaagtcatttgtaaaaaatgATCCGAACTTAATTTAAAGTGATCATttttcatttgtaaaaatggcctcAACTTTAAAATATACCCCCTCCGTTCATCAAATATCTTCCTAAAGAAGAGTGACACGAATtataataaaagttagttgtaTACATTTTGGATATTGTGAGATTTTTTCCTTAGTTATAGTAATGTTGTTTCAAAGTTTCTTCAGTGATCATAGTTCTTGTGGTTTTTAGTTTACTTGTCCCATCGATATATTCTCCTGTATTTGGTCATCTTTTACGATTGAATATTCGTCCTCGACTAGATTATCTTCCTTCaccaaattttatttatgagtttAATTTGTTGTGATAAAGAATCACCACAACAATATAGATTTGTATATACCGACGTAGGCTTGGGGCACTTATTTCTGGGATGACGTGTGGGTCTCCAACAAACCTCTTAAATTTGTGTTTCCGAGATTGTATAACTTGGGTTTAAATAAGAAAGGGTTGGTCGGGGAGAGCGGGTTTTGGGAGGGAGAATCGTGGGTGTGGGCGGTGGAGTGGAGGAGGAagttgagggagagggagaaagggatGGTGGAGGAACTAATGTTGGCTTGTATCTGATTTTGCTCCTTGCACAGGTTCAATCGATGGGTGGAGATGGACGGCGACAACGGATGGTTTATTCACAACTAAGTCGGCATACAAACTTATCGCGGTGGCCAAAGGAGAGCAACAAGTTCAGCCAATGGAGATGGCTCAGGTTTGGGAGGCTCCGACGCCGCATAAAGCCAAGGTGATTGCTTGGAGATGTTTGAGAAATAGATTGACAACGTGCGATAATTTGCTAAGAAGAAATATACAGGTCGCCATTTAAGAGAGATGGTGCAACGCTTGTGTGTCGTGCGAGGAAACGGCGGAACACATGTTTTTACATTGCCCGAAAGCAGAGGCGTTATGGGATCAGATACAACAATGGctcgacatcaaaacggcaaaacCTAGAGGTATATATACTACAACATTTCATCTCCTTCATTTCCGAGGAAAAAGGGAAGAAATGCAGGAGATTGCTCAAAGCGCTGTGGGTGGGAACAATTTGGCTGTTATGGAAAAGCAGAAATGAAAGTCGATTTTAGGACAAGGTATGGGATATTAATAGACTAGCATTGCAAATTAAGAGTAGGCTatggagttggaatgaggtttTCAAAGTTGTGGAGTTGGGAGTACCATTCACCTCATGGTGTTCTAAGAGATTCAAACTCTCCATGTTGTTTTAAAATGACATCTCCGGTGCCATGTTTTTGCTTACATTAATGAAAGCTTCATttttactgataaaaaaaaaattatatacatatttttagaaaaactaaaaatataatttcttgaTACTGTCCATCCGCGGCACACAATTCCTTCAACTTCACTTCTTTGGTCTTCTTCCTTATTCTTTAATTATTTCTTGATAGCTTTTCTATTAGTGGCTATTTTCTTGTACTCAGCCGACGATGCTGAGTTTGCTATTCTTGCTCTGCCCTCAGATGCCAATGTCCAAGTGTGAGATTCGAAAATCATTTAtactatatatacacatatattttAAAAACGTACGTTATATTGTGTGTCACCCGTTAACATtactaatcaggttaaaggcgtaaaaataaaattatcatttgtattttattattcttaataatttaatgtataatgtataaaatatacgtagatataaaaaatataaattatatagcaagcatgaaatgcaaaaatataagatattcaagattacataacatataaaataagttaataacaataaaatgttcaacttgttaaaaaaataaaaataaaatattcaacaataatttgaaattaaagaaacaaagcatctcaaaaataaatataaagtcTAAACATTTGAGTAACACTCTTATTCAACATTGATAATATTTGGTGCTTCAACTTTTGATTCCCCTATTCACACTAAATTATATAGCAActagcaagcatgaaatgcaaaaatataaaatattgaagaagaaaaagaaaaaaaaatcaagattacataacatataaaataagttggttacaataaaatgttcaactttgttaaagaaaaaacaataaaatatccaacaatagtttgaactcataaaatcaaagcatctcaaaaatacaaaaaagcgAAAttatgagactttataatattttatcattttctaatttttatatctaaataatttatgttatgtattcgggttttcgggctagcccatcggccATCGGGTTAGCCGGGCCGACCCTATCGGGTGCCGGGttattcggttacgggctagtcgggttgtaatttttatcgggttgaaaattttcaaccttaACCCTCTCGAATTGACGGATTTCAgactggattgacatccctagtaaaattagtaatattttcaaaattaaaaagatcccctaaaaagtaaaaattcCCACCTTTTCCCCAAAACATAAAGATTATTTCATTTCGCCTAATGGTTTTATAAAACAACCTTCTTTTAAATTCTTTATAAAACAATTTTAAGTATTaataacagttttttttttcccttcttcTTTTAAAAGAGGATCAATAATGAGTTGTCATTTTCTCCATTGGTGACTCAAACCTACCCCAACTTATTGATTACAAGAAAAAACGTCTTACTAACTAAGTTGCACTTCATTGTCAAAGTATTAATAAAAGTTAAGACTATATGATTTCGATTGTTCGATAATTACAAACCACATCGTATTGTACCCAATCCGTATATGATTAATAGAATATCGATTAATTGGATAGTGGGTTTGCATAGTTTTTTTACTACCCGAGATCCGATGATAAATacctgaaaaattatttttttttttaatttgattattataaataaaataaaaaattaaaaaaataatacaaacaaCACAATATACAATCATTAATTGTTACACATACAACCATAAACAGTGTCAGTGAAAGTGAGATTGTAAATATTACGTATACAGTTGGTATGTTAACACaaacttttaattaattcataaattgcacataaattttagttttagtaatgacaatatataaatttttaatttattacgaTTCTACCATGAaactaaattattaaatttaaatttatttcaaagTCTGTCAAGCTATAAAATCCAAAAATTTGAAGAAATAAGATAAATAGTGTACAAATTTAAgctaaaatctatataatatataaaagaggagttttctccatccattttttccctccattttttatctctcttctcctatcaattttttaactatattttttctcttttcttttttatgattttaattcttttctaaacatggtcaaatataatatataaaagaggagttttctccatccattttttccctccattttttatctctcttctcctatcaattttttaactatattttttctcttttcttttttatgattttaa is a window encoding:
- the LOC131001128 gene encoding uncharacterized protein LOC131001128 isoform X1, encoding MAKLGYAAFVIAFIVVIQFATADDDTPPYNPIFDPCETVGVCGRGSCVHVTSNTLGFVCECETGWRQARLQEDAFLSFLPCVFPNCTLNYTCSDNDPPRPGDYDYQGRTNISNTDPCYTANCGGGRCNITSPFTRTCLCEDGFRNLLNSTTFPCYRECAFGDGCSGLGFSTNTSVINPFAPLSNNNAAASLIERAALACMFTVAMMLIRAA
- the LOC131001128 gene encoding uncharacterized protein LOC131001128 isoform X2, producing the protein MAKLGYAAFVIAFIVVIQFATADDDTPPYNPIFDPCETVGVCGRGSCVHVTSNTLGFVCECETGWRQARLQEDAFLSFLPCVFPNCTLNYTCSDNDPPRPGDYDYQGRTNISNTDPCYTANCGGGRCNITSPFTRTCLCEDGFRNLLNSTTFPCYRECAFGDGCSGLGFSTNTSVINPFAPLSNNNAASLIERAALACMFTVAMMLIRAA